A window of Rhododendron vialii isolate Sample 1 chromosome 13a, ASM3025357v1 contains these coding sequences:
- the LOC131313027 gene encoding GPI-anchored hemophore cfmA-like, whose protein sequence is MTCTCRKWDLCGIPCMHAIAAIQNRKHDAESYINACYSKENYARAFHPLIMPINGKDMWPKTGFTPILPPLEKRKLGRPKMARRIDPSEYISKKDKNKLRRLGQNSVFCRKCGKHGHNRRTCTHESGVGSNVDEDGVGSNVGNVGVQSNVGSVQSSTGDGGSSSGVGTGRGKGTTTVVGRGRSRGGGKSTGMGRGRGTTSELERGTTSVQGRGSTNGLRRGRGTTIGLRRGKGTTNGLGSQITEDTGVECQFQATMVCTRGGGTAFLGRGGRIQWISHEANVSSNYAQATQSSQTAVG, encoded by the exons ATGACTTGTACTTGTAGGAAGTGGGATCTGTGTGGGATTCCCTGCATGCATGCTATTGCTGCTattcaaaacagaaaacatgaTGCAGAGTCATATATTAATGCATGTTATTCCAAGGAGAATTATGCAAGAGCATTCCACCCTTTGATCATGCCAATCAATGGCAAAGATATGTGGCCTAAAACTGGCTTCACACCAATTTTGCCTCCATTGGAGAAGAGGAAACTTGGTAGGCCAAAAATGGCTAGAAGAATAGATCCAAGTGAATACATTagcaagaaagacaaaaataagcttaGGAGACTTGGCCAAAACTCTGTTTTTTGTAGAAAATGTGGCAAACATGGTCATAATAGGAGGACATGCACTCATGAGAGTGGTGTTGGATCAAATGTTGATGAGGATGGTGTTGGATCAAATGTTGGGAATGTTGGTGTTCAATCAAATGTTGGTAGTGTTCAATCAAGTACTGGGGATGGTGGTTCAAGTAGTGGAGTGGGTACAGGTAGAGGCAAAGGAACAACTACTGTAGTTGGCAGAGGTAGATCCAGGGGTGGGGGCAAGAGCACTGGAATGGGAAGAGGAAGGGGAACAACCAGTGAACTTGAAAGGGGAACAACCAGTGTACAAGGAAGGGGATCCACCAATGGACTGAGAAGGGGCAGGGGCACAACCATTGGACTGAGAAGGGGTAAGGGCACAACAAATGGACTTGGTAGCCAAATCACTGAAGATACAGGGGTGGAATGTCAATTTCAAGCCACAATGGTTTGCACAAGGGGAGGAGGCACTGCATTCCTAGGTAGGGGTGGCAGAATTCAATGGATAAGCCATGAG GCTAATGTATCTTCCAACTATGCACAAGCTACACAATCGTCACAAACTGCAGTTGGATAA